From Patescibacteria group bacterium, a single genomic window includes:
- a CDS encoding glycosyltransferase family 4 protein has protein sequence MLFKRRSKKIRVGIIPLSSKPVPPDPDVICAPNSLVFELSKKLSDLNCENMVFTSRDSSNEITCSGADLPSAWREFGPDTKNPIEYTQRRVESDLFAANEALKAYRAGKIDLINSHDMRTNFFIFLAAKIPVLYTIHGDLASIFHAYDQYRYRELSKSSSGMTCISHDNEKFCQKNSIKNFGYTPNGVDTDKYNFQANSEKQGVIFVGRIVPEKKVEELILSVKESGQKLSIIGPRGSSPNEIKYFERLEKQYFGKDNVDYLGYKTPNELIPIYQNAKLIFMPTEREGMPMVLLEAMSSGVVPIASPIGGIKDVINNGENGILISSFGKNEIREALKKASFIKPSAPRDRIIKEFSLVKMAQNYLAAYNKFLG, from the coding sequence ATGTTGTTCAAAAGGCGATCAAAAAAAATTAGAGTTGGAATCATTCCTCTTAGCTCGAAACCGGTGCCACCCGACCCAGACGTTATTTGCGCACCAAACTCTCTAGTGTTCGAATTATCAAAAAAATTGTCCGATCTTAATTGTGAGAATATGGTTTTTACTTCCAGGGACAGCAGTAATGAAATTACTTGCAGCGGGGCGGATCTGCCATCTGCGTGGAGGGAATTCGGGCCAGACACAAAAAATCCGATTGAATATACACAAAGAAGGGTAGAGAGCGATCTTTTTGCTGCCAATGAAGCCTTAAAAGCCTATAGGGCGGGTAAAATTGATCTTATTAATTCTCATGATATGAGGACAAATTTCTTTATATTCTTGGCTGCAAAGATTCCGGTTTTGTATACGATCCATGGTGATTTAGCTAGTATTTTTCACGCTTATGATCAATATCGTTATCGTGAATTGTCAAAATCATCATCTGGTATGACTTGCATAAGCCACGACAATGAGAAATTTTGCCAAAAAAATAGCATCAAAAATTTCGGCTACACTCCCAATGGGGTTGATACAGACAAATATAATTTTCAGGCAAATTCTGAAAAACAAGGAGTGATATTTGTTGGGAGAATTGTGCCCGAAAAAAAAGTTGAGGAGTTGATATTATCCGTAAAAGAATCCGGGCAAAAACTTTCTATAATCGGGCCAAGAGGTTCGTCTCCGAATGAGATTAAATATTTTGAGAGATTAGAAAAACAATATTTTGGAAAAGATAACGTGGATTATTTGGGGTACAAAACTCCAAATGAGCTTATTCCGATTTATCAAAACGCAAAGTTGATATTTATGCCAACTGAAAGAGAAGGTATGCCCATGGTCCTTCTGGAGGCGATGTCTTCGGGGGTTGTTCCGATAGCGTCACCGATCGGGGGTATTAAAGATGTGATCAATAATGGCGAGAACGGAATCTTGATTAGTAGTTTTGGTAAAAATGAGATTCGAGAAGCTCTTAAAAAAGCGTCTTTCATAAAGCCATCTGCTCCACGCGATAGGATCATCAAGGAATTTAGCCTTGTTAAAATGGCGCAAAATTACCTAGCTGC
- the bshA gene encoding N-acetyl-alpha-D-glucosaminyl L-malate synthase BshA encodes MKIAIICYPSSGGSGIVGTSLGLELAKRGHQVHFIASEVPFKLIGPWKKNVFYHEVEQFEYPLFDTAPYSLTLANKIYNVVMQNNIQVINCHYAVPHSLSAYIAREMVERAGKKVKVVTTLHGTDVSIIGHDPIIKDAVGFTISKSDAITSVSKAMVDEAKEAYKLEEKIDVIYNFVDIKPPKKIPEDLKEVFGTNNAKIITHMSNFRAVKRIEDVIKVFEEVQKKVDSRLLLIGDGPEQRTAYKLASKRGLINKIHFLGLQSSIEKLLSISHLFLLPSEKENFSLSSLEAMSLGVPVISTRVGGMSEMIDHQKNGFLVEVGETSKMAEYAVQVLTDEREYKKISENAKKKVEENFSVGKIVPQYESLYKRLIANS; translated from the coding sequence ATGAAAATTGCAATAATATGTTATCCTTCAAGCGGCGGGAGTGGAATTGTCGGTACCTCTCTTGGTCTCGAATTAGCAAAAAGGGGCCACCAGGTCCATTTTATTGCATCCGAAGTACCTTTCAAGCTTATTGGTCCGTGGAAAAAAAATGTTTTCTATCATGAAGTTGAACAATTTGAATATCCGCTTTTTGATACTGCTCCCTATTCATTAACTCTGGCAAATAAAATATACAATGTTGTAATGCAGAACAATATTCAGGTTATCAATTGCCATTACGCTGTTCCCCATTCGCTGTCTGCATACATTGCTCGAGAAATGGTGGAGAGGGCCGGGAAAAAAGTTAAAGTCGTGACTACTTTGCATGGGACGGATGTTTCAATTATTGGGCATGATCCAATAATTAAAGATGCGGTTGGTTTTACCATTTCCAAATCAGATGCAATTACCTCTGTTTCAAAAGCCATGGTGGATGAAGCGAAAGAAGCATATAAATTAGAAGAAAAGATCGATGTAATTTACAATTTTGTGGATATAAAACCGCCTAAGAAAATACCCGAGGATTTAAAAGAGGTTTTTGGAACCAATAATGCAAAGATCATTACCCATATGTCCAACTTCCGCGCTGTTAAACGAATTGAAGACGTGATAAAAGTATTTGAAGAAGTTCAGAAGAAGGTTGATTCCAGATTATTGTTAATTGGCGACGGGCCAGAACAGCGTACGGCATATAAATTGGCGTCCAAGCGCGGGCTGATAAATAAAATTCATTTCTTGGGTTTGCAAAGCTCAATAGAAAAACTATTGTCGATTTCTCATTTATTTCTTTTGCCCTCGGAAAAAGAGAACTTTAGCTTGTCATCTTTGGAAGCGATGTCTTTGGGGGTCCCGGTCATTTCTACCAGGGTGGGCGGAATGAGCGAGATGATTGATCATCAAAAGAATGGTTTTTTGGTAGAGGTTGGTGAGACTTCAAAAATGGCTGAATATGCTGTTCAGGTCCTAACAGATGAAAGGGAGTACAAGAAAATTTCAGAAAATGCAAAAAAGAAAGTTGAAGAAAATTTCTCTGTTGGAAAAATTGTTCCACAATATGAGAGTTTATATAAAAGATTGATCGCTAATTCTTAA
- a CDS encoding glycosyltransferase, with translation MKISIVMPVYNREDFLPEVLQSYFNQTDKDWELIIVDDCSIDSSFTICQDLAKKDDRIKCFRLKKNSGVAIARDYGNKKANGDIIVVADSDDFAYPDRIKIIREYFEKNPDADIFYTNMDLNYIDDGIVKPRFFQPYVKDLLYNINFVPNASSSYKKSAYVKVEGYDSEQKIGEDYDLWLQFSDKNMKFGYDPRPTVKVTMHKKSIRSEEQDKHRSYIERVWKKHKSAGADLTQVKQLANKETYDFFSQPNKLELWFNIKN, from the coding sequence ATGAAAATATCTATCGTCATGCCTGTGTATAATCGTGAAGATTTCTTACCAGAAGTCTTGCAAAGCTATTTCAACCAAACGGATAAGGACTGGGAACTAATAATTGTCGATGATTGCAGCATAGATTCGAGTTTCACAATCTGCCAAGATCTTGCCAAAAAAGATGATCGAATAAAATGTTTTCGCCTGAAAAAAAATTCTGGTGTTGCCATCGCAAGAGATTATGGCAACAAAAAAGCGAATGGAGATATTATTGTCGTTGCGGACTCTGATGATTTTGCCTATCCCGATAGAATCAAAATAATTAGAGAGTATTTTGAAAAGAATCCTGATGCTGACATCTTCTATACCAATATGGATCTAAATTACATTGACGATGGAATAGTAAAACCTAGATTTTTTCAGCCTTATGTCAAAGATTTATTATATAACATAAATTTTGTGCCTAACGCATCTTCGTCTTATAAGAAATCGGCCTACGTCAAAGTAGAGGGCTACGATAGCGAGCAAAAGATTGGAGAAGACTACGATCTCTGGCTTCAGTTTTCTGATAAAAACATGAAGTTTGGTTATGACCCTCGGCCAACAGTAAAAGTTACTATGCATAAAAAAAGTATTCGTTCAGAAGAGCAAGATAAACACCGCTCATATATTGAGCGAGTTTGGAAAAAACATAAATCAGCCGGAGCTGATCTAACTCAGGTTAAACAATTGGCAAATAAAGAAACATATGACTTTTTCAGCCAACCAAATAAATTAGAACTATGGTTCAATATTAAGAATTAG